A genomic stretch from Heterodontus francisci isolate sHetFra1 unplaced genomic scaffold, sHetFra1.hap1 HAP1_SCAFFOLD_152, whole genome shotgun sequence includes:
- the LOC137362486 gene encoding probable G-protein coupled receptor 139, with the protein MKLDRRIYYGFLIIQTIYYPILAVVGVPVNLLTIGILPQGKCGLSNCVTRYLVAMSVADLLVIILDLILRHIPIVYWEQFQFLLFIPVCNIHAVLLYAATDCSVWFTVTFTFDRFVAICSQKLKSKYCREKTAAVVLGAVTVLSCLKNIFWYFMLTSQYRLGNLPWFCDVTEDVAESRVWGTIEFFHYILTPGLPFVVILLLNALTVRHILVSSRGRRRLRAHSSGESRRDPEMESRRKSIILLLVISGNFILLWTLLMVYSIWNRMEHLGSVSADLAVFLQESGFMLQLLSCCTNTAIYAVTQTQFREQLKNVLIYPFTAIVKLIQ; encoded by the coding sequence ttaacttgctgacgattgggatcctgcctcagggaaagtgtggtctctccaactgtgtcactcgctacctggtggccatgtcagtggcggatctactggtcattatcctcgacctgatattgaggcacattcccattgtttattgggaacagtttcagttcctgttgttcattcccgtgtgtaatattcacgccgtcctgctttatgcagccacagactgttctgtctggttcaccgtcactttcacctttgatcgatttgtggccatttgttcccagaagctgaaaagtaaatattgcagagagaaaacggctgctgtggtgctgggagcagtgactgtgctgagctgtttaaagaacatcttctggtattttatgttaacaagtcagtatcggctggggaacctgccctggttttgtgatgttacaGAGGATGTtgcggaatctcgtgtctggggaacaatcgagttcttccattacattctaaccccggggctcccatttgtggtgattctgctgctcaacgctctcaccgtcaggcacattttagtgagcagcagaggacgcagaagactccgggctcacagcagtggggagagtcgcagagacccagagatggagagccgaaggaaatccatcattttactgttagttatctcggggaatttcattctGTTATGGACGCTGTTAATGGTGTACTCTATATGGAACAGGATGGAGCATTTGGGGTCTGTGTCTGCTGatctcgctgtgtttctgcaggaatcaggcttcatgctgcagctcctgagttgctgcacaaacactgcgatttacgccgtgacccagactcaattcagagagcagttgaagaatgtgctgatatATCCCTTCACTGCAATTGTTAAACTCATTCAATGA